One Aquarana catesbeiana isolate 2022-GZ linkage group LG04, ASM4218655v1, whole genome shotgun sequence genomic region harbors:
- the LOC141139020 gene encoding E3 ubiquitin/ISG15 ligase TRIM25-like yields MAFSDARKELDCSICLNIDPNPVTLRCGHNFCQECIEDVLNTQGGSGVYRCPECREEFQERPILSRDITLRNIMEGVQSTEPEKEKESQIFCTYCIHSSVPAVKSCLMCEASLCDDHINVHSKSSHHVLSVLTTPQKNRKCTVHEKILEYYCTEDSVCLCGSCRLHGDHQGHQVEALEEASEKRKENLANALQKLVKRREEMEEIIKNLQKYKIKVQDGADGVTKRVMTLFRDIRRQLDILERRVLKEITMKAERVSFPASDLIQDLEIKKDELSRKIHHLEEICNMTDPLSVLQESDKGDLCDTEDEDEEDKERRDKLLYGGEELIAAEILHLLHTGLFDIITGVNKGIHIPEPEEITLDEDTANNYLYISNEKKTARKVAESLNRPQSPKRPMGMIPQVMSSQIFSSGRHYWDVDVGVSSHWKVGICYPSIFKIGTYTEIGHNPMSWCLESKSNQLSAKHDKKSITLPDNLITKVRINLDYEAGQISLYELGIPIRHLHTFTAFFTEPLHAVFYVKEGFIKIGGGRQEV; encoded by the coding sequence ATGGCGTTTTCTGATGCGAGGAAGGAGCTGGACtgttccatctgtctgaacatTGATCCCAATCCTGTGacactgagatgtggacacaacttctgccaggAATGTATAGAAGATGTTCTGAATACACAGGGGGGGTCTGGAGTTTATCGCTGCCCTGAATGCAGAGAAGAGTTCCAGGAGCGGCCTATACTTAGCAGGGACATAACACTGCGCAACATAATGGAGGGTGTCCAATCTACCGAGCCAGAAAAGGAGAAGGAGAGCCAGATCTTTTGTACATACTGTATTCACTCTTCTGTACCCGCTGTTAAATCTTGTCTAatgtgtgaagcttctctgtgtgatgACCATATAAATGTCCACAGCAAGTCATCCCATCATGTCCTATCTGTCCTCACCACTCCCCAGAAGAACAGGAAATGCACCGTCCatgagaagatcctggagtattactgcactgaggactcgGTCTGTCTCTGTGGGTCCTGCAGGCTGCATGGAGACCATCAGGGACACCAGGTGGAGGCACTGGAGGAGGCCTCTGAGAAGAGGAAGGAGAACCTGGCCAATGCTTTGCAGAAGTTGGTGAAAaggagagaggagatggaggaaatcATCAAGAATCTGCAGaagtacaagataaaagtgcaagACGGTGCAGATGGTGTAACCAAGAGAGTCATGACCCTATTCAGAGACATCAGGAGACAACTGGACATCCTGGAGAGGAGAGTTCTTAAAGAGATAACTATGAAGGCAGAGAGAGTCTCATTCCCAGCCTCTGATTTGATCCAGGATCTGGAGATAAAGAAGGatgagctgtccaggaagatacaTCACCTCGAGGAGATATGTAACATGACGGACCCACTGAGTGTTTTACAGGAATCAGACaaaggtgacttgtgtgatactgaggatgaaGATGAGGAGGACAAAGAGAGACGTGATAAACTCCTTTATGGTGGGGAGGAACTGATTGCGGCTGAGATCTTGCACCTACTACATACAGGATTATTTGATATAATAACAGGGGTAAATAAAGGGATACATATACCAGAACCTGAAGAAATAACACTGGATGAAGACACGGCTAATAATTATCTATATATTTCAAATGAGAAGAAGACCGCACGCAAGGTAGCAGAAAGCCTAAATCGCCCTCAATCACCAAAGAGACCCATGGGAATGATacctcaggtgatgagcagtcagattttctcctcagggagacattactgggatgtGGATGTTGGGGTATCATCACACTGGAAGGTTGGGATTTGTTACCCCAGTATATTTAAGATAGGAACCTATACAGAAATTGGACATAATCCCATGTCCTGGTGTCTAGAGAGCAAGTCTAATCAGTTATCAGCAAAACATGACAAAAAATCCATCACTTTACCTGATAATTTAATAACCAAAGTCAGAATaaatctggattatgaggccggccAGATCTCTCTTTATGAGTTGGGTATCccgatccgacacctccacaccttcactgCCTTCTTCACCGAGCCCCTCCATGCCGTGTTTTATGTAAAGGAAGGTTTTATAAAGATAGGTGGAGGGAGGCAGGAAGTGTGA